A genomic window from Halogeometricum borinquense DSM 11551 includes:
- a CDS encoding energy-coupling factor transporter transmembrane component T family protein: MLTYHPGDSLAHRLDPRTKLFVQAAFALAIFAHTTPRGLAVFTVVTGGILAAGRVSPADPIRGFAPALPFLLIAPLVRTVSLSPLGIDPAAAVEPALASYRVLLVLVVSGVYLRTTSVRDSRAAVERLLPGRIGRFFGVGVALVFRFFPVLLADLRRVREASKARLGNERSLSERMRIIGTAGVRRAFARSDRLSLALRARCFAWNPTLPGLRLERRDYPVLVVGVAFVASVFV; encoded by the coding sequence ATACTGACCTACCACCCCGGCGACTCGCTGGCCCACCGGTTGGATCCGCGGACGAAGCTCTTCGTGCAGGCGGCGTTTGCCCTCGCTATTTTCGCGCACACGACGCCGCGCGGACTCGCCGTTTTCACGGTCGTCACTGGCGGTATTCTCGCCGCTGGGCGCGTCTCGCCGGCTGATCCGATTCGCGGGTTTGCTCCGGCGCTTCCGTTTCTGCTCATCGCACCCCTCGTCAGGACGGTGTCGCTCTCGCCGCTCGGAATCGATCCAGCCGCGGCCGTTGAACCCGCACTCGCCAGTTACCGCGTACTGCTTGTCCTCGTCGTCTCGGGCGTCTATCTGCGGACGACATCCGTGCGCGACTCCCGCGCCGCTGTCGAACGACTGTTGCCGGGACGCATCGGCCGGTTCTTCGGTGTCGGTGTCGCCCTCGTCTTTCGCTTTTTTCCGGTCCTGTTGGCTGATCTCCGGCGCGTCCGCGAGGCATCGAAGGCGCGACTCGGTAACGAACGCTCCCTGTCCGAACGAATGCGTATCATCGGAACCGCAGGCGTTCGTCGCGCGTTCGCCCGGTCTGACAGGCTCTCTCTTGCCCTTCGGGCCCGATGTTTCGCATGGAATCCGACGCTTCCCGGCCTCCGCCTCGAACGACGCGACTATCCCGTCCTCGTCGTCGGCGTCGCCTTCGTCGCTTCGGTGTTCGTCTGA